A single genomic interval of Stenotrophomonas sp. ZAC14D1_NAIMI4_1 harbors:
- a CDS encoding MinD/ParA family protein produces MPSREYAKLTNTFPLSATRSEPLGPVRTIAVTGGKGGVGKTNVSANLAVALAGMGKRTLLLDADLGLANIDVILGLNPKFTLADLVAGRCSLEDVIIEGPNGVLVVPAASGRRHMAELAPAEHVGLVNVFSELERELDIMVVDTAAGINDGVLTFCQAAQDTVVVVCDEPASITDAYALIKVLSRERGVDRIQVVANMVRDPNEGRVLYEKLTRVCEKFLADVSLNYLGCVPQDDWLRLSVQRQQPVVKAYPSSPAALAITEIARRTARWQAPTEPRGGVEFFLERILKQRGVTV; encoded by the coding sequence ATGCCGTCGCGTGAGTACGCCAAGCTGACCAATACCTTCCCGCTGTCGGCTACCCGCAGCGAGCCGCTCGGCCCTGTCCGCACCATCGCGGTGACCGGCGGCAAGGGCGGCGTGGGCAAGACCAACGTGTCGGCCAACCTGGCCGTGGCGCTGGCCGGCATGGGCAAACGCACCCTGCTGCTGGACGCCGACCTCGGCCTGGCCAACATCGACGTCATCCTCGGCCTGAACCCCAAGTTCACCCTGGCCGACCTGGTGGCCGGCCGCTGCAGCCTGGAAGACGTGATCATCGAGGGCCCCAACGGCGTGCTGGTGGTACCGGCCGCGTCGGGCCGCCGGCACATGGCCGAACTGGCCCCAGCCGAACATGTCGGCCTGGTCAACGTGTTCTCCGAGCTGGAACGCGAGCTGGACATCATGGTGGTGGACACCGCCGCCGGCATCAACGACGGCGTGCTGACCTTCTGCCAGGCCGCGCAGGACACCGTGGTGGTGGTCTGCGATGAGCCGGCCTCGATCACCGACGCCTACGCGCTCATCAAGGTGCTGTCGCGCGAACGTGGCGTGGATCGCATCCAGGTGGTGGCCAACATGGTGCGCGACCCCAACGAAGGCCGCGTGCTGTACGAGAAGCTGACCCGCGTCTGCGAGAAGTTCCTCGCCGATGTCTCGCTGAACTACCTCGGCTGCGTGCCGCAGGATGACTGGCTGCGCCTGTCGGTGCAGCGCCAGCAGCCGGTGGTCAAGGCCTACCCGTCCAGCCCGGCCGCGCTGGCGATCACCGAGATCGCCCGCCGTACCGCCCGCTGGCAGGCGCCGACCGAACCGCGTGGTGGCGTCGAATTCTTCCTCGAACGCATCCTCAAGCAGCGTGGGGTGACCGTATGA
- the flhA gene encoding flagellar biosynthesis protein FlhA yields MIRQGLGAPLIVLALLAMVVVPLAAPVLDALFTFNIAISLMVLLAVVYVKRPLDFTIFPIVLLVTTMLRLALNVASTRVILLHGQNGHEAAGKVIAAFGEFVIGGNYAVGIVVFAILTIINFVVITKGAGRVSEVTARFILDAMPGKQMAIDADLNAGLLTREEAKARREEVREEADFYGAMDGASKFIRGDAIAGILILFINMLGGLAVGVLQHGMPFGDAAATYTLLSIGDGLVAQLPALLISSAVAMLVTRASRSQDMAQAMTGQVFGQYRALAITAGILGLVGLVPGMPNVAFLTLAAILGFIAWKLYRKSQAPAAEDAAGSGDAAALAALGRQPSPAPTAELSWDELRPVDPLGLEVGYRLIPLVDANQGGELMARIKGVRRKLTQDVGFLIPSVHIRDNLELPANGYRVLVHGVPVATADIHPDRELALDPGSALGPLEGIAGKDPAFGLDATWIQPHQRAQAETMGYTVVDPATVVATHLSHLIREHAPELLGHEEVQHLLANLGKSAPKLVEDLTPKALPLSAVVRVLQNLLVERIPIRQLRKIAEALVEHAPISQDPATLTAAVRTALGRFIVQEIAGMSAELPVFTLNPQLERVLQESTQGNGAALEPGLAERLHQSLAECVSKQEARNEPAVVLVPGPVRAALARLVRHSVPSLSVLAYSEVPEDKRLKLVGTIS; encoded by the coding sequence ATGATCCGCCAGGGCCTTGGCGCGCCGCTGATCGTGCTGGCCCTGCTGGCCATGGTCGTGGTGCCGCTGGCCGCACCCGTGCTCGATGCACTGTTCACCTTCAACATCGCCATCTCGCTGATGGTGCTGCTGGCGGTGGTCTACGTGAAGCGCCCGCTGGACTTCACCATCTTCCCGATCGTGCTGCTGGTCACCACCATGCTGCGGCTGGCGCTGAACGTGGCCTCCACCCGCGTCATCCTGCTGCACGGCCAGAACGGCCACGAGGCGGCCGGCAAGGTCATCGCCGCCTTCGGTGAATTCGTCATCGGCGGCAACTACGCCGTGGGCATCGTGGTCTTCGCCATCCTGACCATCATCAACTTCGTGGTCATCACCAAGGGCGCCGGGCGCGTCTCGGAAGTGACTGCGCGCTTCATCCTTGACGCCATGCCCGGCAAGCAGATGGCCATCGACGCCGATCTGAACGCCGGTTTGCTGACGCGTGAAGAAGCCAAGGCCCGTCGTGAAGAGGTCCGCGAGGAAGCCGACTTCTACGGTGCGATGGACGGTGCCAGCAAGTTCATCCGCGGCGACGCCATCGCCGGCATCCTGATCCTGTTCATCAACATGCTGGGCGGCCTGGCCGTGGGCGTGCTGCAGCATGGCATGCCGTTCGGCGATGCCGCCGCCACCTACACCCTGCTGTCCATCGGTGACGGCCTGGTGGCGCAGCTGCCGGCCCTGCTGATCTCCAGCGCCGTGGCAATGCTGGTCACCCGCGCCTCGCGCTCGCAGGACATGGCCCAGGCCATGACCGGCCAGGTGTTCGGCCAGTACCGCGCACTGGCGATCACCGCCGGCATCCTCGGCCTGGTCGGCCTGGTCCCCGGCATGCCCAACGTCGCTTTCCTGACGCTGGCCGCGATCCTCGGCTTCATCGCCTGGAAGCTGTACCGCAAGAGCCAGGCACCGGCCGCCGAAGATGCCGCCGGGTCCGGCGATGCCGCCGCGCTGGCCGCCCTGGGCCGCCAGCCCAGCCCCGCGCCCACGGCCGAACTGAGCTGGGACGAGCTGCGCCCGGTCGATCCGCTGGGCCTGGAAGTGGGCTACCGGCTGATCCCGCTGGTGGACGCCAACCAGGGCGGCGAGCTGATGGCGCGCATCAAGGGCGTGCGCCGCAAGCTGACCCAGGACGTGGGCTTCCTGATCCCCTCCGTGCATATCCGCGACAACCTGGAACTGCCGGCCAACGGCTACCGCGTGCTGGTGCATGGCGTGCCGGTGGCCACCGCCGACATCCACCCCGACCGCGAACTGGCGCTGGACCCCGGCAGTGCGCTGGGCCCGCTGGAAGGCATCGCCGGCAAGGACCCCGCCTTCGGCCTGGATGCCACCTGGATCCAGCCGCACCAGCGCGCCCAGGCCGAGACCATGGGCTACACCGTGGTCGACCCGGCCACCGTGGTCGCCACGCACCTGTCCCACCTGATCCGCGAACACGCGCCGGAACTGCTGGGCCACGAGGAAGTGCAGCACCTGCTGGCCAACCTCGGCAAGAGCGCGCCCAAGCTCGTCGAAGATCTGACGCCCAAGGCGCTTCCGCTGTCGGCGGTGGTGCGCGTGCTGCAGAACCTGCTGGTCGAGCGCATTCCGATCCGCCAGCTGCGCAAGATCGCCGAAGCACTGGTCGAGCACGCCCCCATCAGCCAGGACCCGGCCACGCTGACCGCAGCCGTGCGTACCGCGCTGGGCCGCTTCATCGTGCAGGAGATCGCCGGAATGTCGGCGGAGCTGCCGGTGTTCACCCTCAACCCGCAATTGGAACGTGTCTTGCAGGAGTCCACGCAGGGCAACGGCGCCGCGCTGGAACCCGGACTCGCAGAGCGACTGCACCAGAGCCTGGCCGAATGTGTCAGCAAGCAGGAAGCGCGAAACGAGCCGGCAGTAGTGCTGGTACCGGGCCCGGTGCGCGCCGCGCTGGCCCGCCTGGTCCGCCACAGCGTTCCGTCGCTGTCGGTCCTGGCCTACAGCGAGGTGCCGGAAGACAAGCGCCTGAAGCTGGTCGGAACGATCAGCTGA
- a CDS encoding chemotaxis protein CheA, which produces MSAVADDITADFIIEAQEILDRLGEQLVSLEQAPQDNDQLNAVFRGYHTLKGGAGFLGITAMVELCHAAEEALGAARAGQAVLQAHHFDAAQQSLDYLQSMLDAVSAGTEPGYAPPELIAQFDVHGGASPASSAAAAATPAAAGSDLITDDEFEALLDQLHGSSAPTAVAPPKKADDGLISEDEFEALLDQLHGGAVPGAKPVAAAPVAAAPAPAPAPRAAAKPAANKPVAEAEHTVRVDTKRLDAIVNLIGELVLSRNRLKTLRTRLRDEELDRAVSTLDIATARLQSAVMRTRMQPVGKVFSRFPKVARDVARSLQKEVDLELIGAETELDRNLVEALADPLVHLVRNAIDHGVEMPDLREAQGKPRMGHVRLSAQQEGDYVSIEVQDDGAGIDPEKLRAKAREKGLIDPEAAARLSSEECLHLVFLPGFSTKQQVTDISGRGVGMDVVQSRIRELSGQIQIQSELGRGSRFLIRVPLTLAILPTLLVQAGEDIYALPLARVMEVLHAPRTSLGWFDGRAVLDRRSHTLPLVDLRQWLDVTPAASPLLTIVVLQAGEARFGLVVDQVRGREEVVIKPLPKALRGLRGYAGATLIGDGRMALILDVDGLR; this is translated from the coding sequence ATGAGCGCTGTTGCCGACGACATCACTGCCGATTTCATCATCGAGGCGCAGGAAATCCTGGATCGCCTGGGCGAACAGCTGGTGTCGCTGGAACAGGCACCCCAGGACAACGACCAGCTCAATGCGGTCTTCCGCGGCTACCACACGCTGAAGGGCGGCGCCGGCTTCCTCGGCATCACCGCCATGGTCGAGCTGTGCCATGCCGCCGAAGAAGCGCTGGGCGCGGCGCGTGCCGGCCAGGCCGTGCTGCAGGCCCATCACTTCGATGCCGCCCAGCAGTCGCTGGATTACCTGCAGTCGATGCTCGATGCGGTGTCCGCCGGCACTGAACCCGGCTACGCCCCGCCGGAACTGATCGCCCAGTTCGACGTGCATGGCGGAGCGAGCCCCGCATCGAGCGCCGCCGCAGCCGCCACCCCGGCCGCTGCCGGCAGCGACCTGATCACCGACGATGAGTTCGAGGCCCTGCTCGACCAGCTGCATGGCAGCAGCGCACCGACTGCCGTCGCGCCGCCGAAGAAGGCCGATGATGGCCTGATCAGCGAAGACGAGTTCGAAGCCCTGCTCGACCAGCTGCATGGTGGCGCCGTCCCGGGCGCCAAGCCCGTGGCCGCCGCACCGGTGGCCGCCGCACCGGCCCCGGCACCCGCCCCGCGCGCGGCCGCCAAGCCGGCCGCGAACAAGCCGGTGGCCGAAGCCGAACACACCGTGCGCGTGGACACCAAGCGCCTGGATGCGATCGTCAACCTGATCGGCGAACTGGTGCTGTCACGGAACCGGCTGAAGACCCTGCGCACCCGCCTGCGCGACGAAGAGCTGGATCGGGCGGTGTCGACGCTGGACATCGCCACCGCCCGCCTGCAGTCGGCGGTCATGCGCACCCGCATGCAGCCGGTGGGCAAGGTGTTCTCGCGCTTCCCGAAGGTGGCCCGCGACGTCGCCCGTTCGCTGCAGAAGGAAGTGGACCTGGAGCTGATCGGCGCCGAGACCGAACTGGACCGCAACCTGGTCGAAGCGCTGGCCGACCCGCTGGTGCACCTGGTGCGCAACGCCATCGACCACGGCGTGGAAATGCCCGACCTGCGCGAAGCCCAGGGCAAGCCGCGGATGGGCCATGTGCGCCTGTCGGCGCAGCAGGAAGGCGACTACGTCAGCATCGAAGTGCAGGACGACGGCGCCGGCATCGATCCGGAAAAGCTGCGCGCCAAGGCACGCGAGAAGGGCCTGATCGATCCGGAAGCCGCCGCCCGCCTGAGCAGCGAGGAGTGCCTGCACCTGGTGTTCCTGCCCGGCTTCTCGACCAAGCAGCAGGTCACCGATATTTCCGGCCGCGGCGTGGGCATGGACGTGGTGCAGTCTCGTATCCGCGAACTGAGCGGCCAGATCCAGATCCAGTCGGAACTAGGCCGTGGCAGCCGCTTCCTGATCCGCGTGCCACTCACCCTGGCCATCCTGCCGACGCTGCTGGTGCAGGCCGGCGAAGACATCTATGCGCTGCCGCTGGCGCGCGTGATGGAGGTGCTGCACGCCCCACGCACCTCGCTGGGCTGGTTCGATGGCCGCGCCGTGCTGGACCGCCGCTCGCACACTCTGCCGCTGGTCGATCTGCGCCAGTGGCTGGATGTGACGCCTGCAGCGTCCCCCCTGCTGACCATCGTGGTGCTGCAGGCCGGTGAAGCGCGCTTCGGCCTGGTGGTGGACCAGGTGCGCGGCCGCGAGGAAGTGGTCATCAAGCCGCTGCCCAAGGCGCTGCGCGGCCTGCGCGGCTACGCCGGTGCAACCTTGATCGGCGATGGTCGCATGGCCCTGATCCTGGACGTGGACGGCCTGCGCTGA
- the flhF gene encoding flagellar biosynthesis protein FlhF, which produces MKIKRFVAADMRSAMNLVRKEHGPDAVILSNRRIEEGIEIVAAAHYDESAVQRALEASRREIAPPPPKPRSAADAVIAAVTRRRSATPAAEPVAATTSAVAALARAAVGATGRTLDSADEIVPTRGSTGFASTLARASVNESALPEQIFAPYADAIVAPPASTAAVAAAPINRARFLIDPPLEDDSAALLPPPLPLPAPAVAADPVEAPVEMAPAVATAAIVEAPAAAAPANDAAPLAEAAPTPAPAPQLAPVPALTMVAADDGEIRQLRQEVAGMRQVIEREMNRFTDERLRGSAVRATALDLMDEYGFDAGLARDVAIQIPLETEAHRGRGLMLGLISRKLPIAPVDPLEEGGVIALVGPTGAGKTTTIAKLASRFAEKHAPRDVALVTTDTLRVGAREQLYGYGRQLGIAVHEANSGTDLDQLLERLQDYKLVLIDTAGLGPRDRALAAQLQWLRAARQVRTLLVLPANTSFGDMDEVVRRFGAANLQGLVLSKLDETGRFGNALSVAVDHALPITWVTDGQDVPEDLHRASAANLVLRLEDLRRAADMPCNPELNHAVA; this is translated from the coding sequence ATGAAAATCAAACGATTCGTCGCCGCCGACATGCGCTCGGCCATGAACCTGGTGCGCAAGGAACATGGCCCCGACGCCGTGATCCTGTCCAACCGCCGGATCGAGGAAGGCATCGAGATCGTCGCCGCCGCCCACTACGACGAGAGTGCCGTGCAGCGTGCGCTGGAAGCCTCGCGCCGCGAGATCGCACCGCCGCCGCCGAAGCCGCGCAGCGCCGCCGATGCCGTGATCGCCGCCGTGACCCGCCGCCGCAGCGCGACCCCGGCCGCCGAGCCGGTGGCCGCCACCACCTCGGCGGTCGCCGCCCTGGCCCGCGCCGCCGTCGGTGCCACCGGCCGCACCCTGGACAGCGCCGACGAGATCGTGCCGACCCGTGGCAGCACCGGTTTCGCCTCCACCTTGGCCCGCGCCAGCGTCAACGAATCGGCACTGCCGGAACAGATCTTCGCCCCGTATGCCGACGCCATCGTCGCGCCGCCGGCCAGTACCGCAGCGGTTGCCGCCGCGCCGATCAACCGCGCCCGCTTCCTGATCGATCCGCCGCTGGAAGATGACAGCGCCGCCCTGCTGCCGCCGCCGCTGCCGCTGCCGGCCCCTGCGGTCGCCGCTGACCCGGTGGAAGCGCCGGTGGAGATGGCCCCGGCCGTGGCCACCGCTGCCATCGTGGAAGCCCCGGCCGCCGCCGCGCCTGCCAACGACGCAGCGCCGCTTGCCGAAGCCGCACCGACGCCGGCACCGGCCCCGCAGCTGGCCCCGGTCCCGGCCCTGACCATGGTGGCCGCCGATGACGGCGAGATCCGCCAGCTTCGCCAGGAAGTGGCCGGCATGCGCCAGGTCATCGAGCGTGAGATGAACCGCTTCACCGACGAGCGCCTGCGTGGCAGTGCGGTGCGCGCCACCGCGCTGGACCTGATGGACGAGTACGGCTTCGATGCCGGCCTCGCCCGCGACGTGGCCATACAGATCCCGCTGGAGACCGAGGCCCACCGCGGCCGCGGCCTGATGCTGGGGCTGATCTCGCGCAAGCTGCCGATCGCCCCGGTCGACCCGCTGGAAGAAGGCGGCGTGATCGCCCTGGTCGGCCCGACCGGCGCCGGCAAGACCACCACCATCGCCAAGCTGGCCTCGCGCTTCGCCGAGAAGCACGCCCCGCGCGACGTGGCCCTGGTGACCACCGACACCCTGCGCGTCGGCGCCCGCGAGCAGCTGTACGGCTACGGCCGCCAGCTCGGCATCGCGGTGCACGAAGCCAACAGCGGCACCGACCTGGACCAGCTGCTGGAGCGCCTGCAGGACTACAAGCTGGTGCTGATCGATACCGCCGGCCTGGGCCCGCGTGATCGCGCCCTTGCCGCCCAGCTGCAGTGGCTGCGGGCCGCCCGCCAGGTGCGCACCCTGCTGGTACTGCCGGCCAATACCAGCTTCGGCGACATGGACGAGGTCGTCCGCCGCTTCGGCGCGGCCAACCTGCAGGGCCTGGTGCTGAGCAAGCTGGACGAGACCGGCCGCTTCGGCAACGCCCTGTCGGTGGCCGTCGACCATGCCCTGCCGATCACCTGGGTGACCGATGGCCAGGACGTCCCGGAGGACCTGCACCGGGCCAGTGCAGCCAATCTCGTACTTCGCCTTGAAGATTTGCGCCGAGCGGCCGATATGCCCTGCAACCCGGAGTTGAACCATGCCGTCGCGTGA
- a CDS encoding flagellar motor protein, translating into MDRLSLIGLFLALASLVGGSILKGAGLASLWSPAAFVIVIVGTVASILLHTAPAVFKHAFKIVRWVVRPPHSDRHELIKQIVEWSNIARRQGLLGLESQVEAQRDPFLRKGLQLLVDGVEPESIRHMLEIELSSQEHQDQAGAKVFEAMGIYAPTLGIIGAVLGLIAVMKNLADPSKLGHGIAAAFTATIYGIASANLLFLPIAAKLKGVIAHNTRDREMVIEGLISIAQGENPRNIETNLTGFLH; encoded by the coding sequence ATGGATAGACTCAGCCTCATTGGACTCTTTCTCGCCCTGGCCTCGCTGGTCGGCGGCAGCATCCTGAAGGGCGCCGGCCTGGCTTCGCTGTGGTCGCCTGCCGCCTTCGTGATCGTCATCGTCGGCACCGTGGCATCGATCCTGCTGCACACCGCCCCGGCGGTGTTCAAGCACGCCTTCAAGATCGTGCGCTGGGTCGTGCGCCCGCCGCACAGCGACCGTCACGAACTGATCAAGCAGATCGTCGAGTGGAGCAACATCGCCCGCCGCCAGGGCCTGCTGGGCCTGGAGTCGCAGGTGGAAGCGCAGCGCGACCCGTTCCTGCGCAAGGGCCTGCAGCTGCTGGTCGACGGCGTGGAGCCCGAATCGATCCGGCACATGCTGGAAATCGAACTGAGCAGCCAGGAACACCAGGACCAGGCCGGCGCCAAGGTCTTCGAGGCCATGGGCATCTACGCCCCCACCCTGGGCATCATCGGTGCCGTGCTGGGCCTGATCGCGGTGATGAAGAACCTGGCCGACCCCAGCAAGCTGGGCCACGGCATCGCCGCCGCGTTCACCGCCACCATCTACGGCATCGCCTCGGCCAACCTGCTGTTCCTGCCCATCGCGGCCAAGCTGAAGGGCGTGATCGCGCACAACACCCGCGACCGCGAAATGGTCATCGAAGGCCTGATCTCGATCGCCCAGGGCGAAAACCCGCGCAACATCGAAACCAACCTCACCGGCTTCCTGCACTGA
- the flhB gene encoding flagellar biosynthesis protein FlhB: MSENEDAGEKTEQPTEKRLREAREQGNIPRSKELATVAVFGAGIIAIMASAASLGAGGRAWMRAALSPEPALWQNPQLLFGHFGMLFLRLMMACWPLLLVCLLASFLAPVAMGGLRWSNKSLVPDANRLNPLSGLKRMWGAEALAELTKSLLRMGFVGASAMLVFAASFDSLRGLLNQPLESAIGHGLGFTLKLLLAAAGAMLVLAAIDAPYQRWNWMRKLKMTREELRREMKESEGSPEVKGRIRHMQQQLANRRMMEAVPTADVVVVNPTHYAVALKYEGGSMGAPTVVALGVDETALRIREVADGNKVAIVSAPPLARALYREGQLGKEIPVRLYSAVAQVLSYVYQLRSWRTGPMPSAPHVDVDEFGKGGRP, encoded by the coding sequence ATGTCCGAGAACGAAGACGCAGGCGAAAAAACCGAACAGCCAACAGAAAAGCGCCTGCGTGAAGCCCGCGAACAGGGCAACATCCCGCGCTCGAAGGAGCTGGCGACCGTGGCCGTGTTCGGTGCCGGCATCATCGCCATCATGGCCAGCGCCGCCTCGCTGGGGGCCGGCGGCCGTGCCTGGATGCGTGCCGCGCTCAGCCCCGAACCGGCCCTGTGGCAGAACCCGCAGCTGCTGTTCGGGCACTTCGGCATGCTGTTCCTGCGCCTGATGATGGCCTGCTGGCCGCTGCTGCTGGTCTGCCTGCTGGCCAGCTTCCTGGCGCCGGTGGCGATGGGCGGCCTGCGCTGGTCGAACAAGTCGCTTGTCCCCGACGCGAACCGGCTCAACCCGCTGTCCGGGCTGAAGCGCATGTGGGGTGCCGAAGCCCTGGCCGAACTCACCAAGTCACTGCTGCGCATGGGTTTCGTCGGCGCCTCGGCCATGCTGGTCTTCGCCGCCAGCTTCGACAGCCTGCGCGGCCTGCTGAACCAGCCGCTGGAATCGGCCATCGGCCACGGCCTGGGCTTCACCCTGAAGCTGCTGCTGGCCGCGGCCGGGGCCATGCTGGTGCTGGCCGCCATCGATGCCCCGTACCAGCGCTGGAACTGGATGCGCAAGCTGAAGATGACCCGTGAAGAGCTGCGCCGGGAAATGAAGGAAAGCGAAGGCAGCCCCGAGGTGAAGGGCCGCATCCGCCACATGCAGCAGCAGCTGGCCAACCGCCGGATGATGGAAGCGGTGCCTACCGCCGACGTGGTGGTGGTCAACCCCACCCACTACGCGGTGGCCCTGAAATACGAGGGCGGCAGCATGGGCGCCCCCACCGTGGTCGCCCTGGGCGTGGATGAAACCGCCCTGCGCATCCGTGAAGTGGCCGACGGCAACAAGGTCGCCATTGTCTCTGCCCCGCCTTTGGCACGCGCCTTGTATCGGGAGGGGCAACTCGGAAAGGAAATTCCCGTGAGACTGTATTCCGCCGTCGCCCAGGTGCTGTCCTACGTCTACCAGCTGCGCAGCTGGCGGACCGGCCCGATGCCGTCCGCCCCGCATGTGGATGTGGATGAATTCGGCAAGGGAGGCCGCCCGTGA
- the cheY gene encoding chemotaxis response regulator CheY, whose product MNKNMRILIVDDFSTMRRIVKNLLGDLGFTNTAEAEDGHAALSMLQSQPFDFVVTDWNMPVMTGIELLKAIRADAKLKTLPVLMVTAEAKREQIIEAAQSGVNGYIIKPFTAQTLEEKLGKIFERLAASA is encoded by the coding sequence TTGAACAAGAACATGCGCATCCTGATCGTCGACGACTTCTCGACCATGCGTCGCATCGTCAAGAACCTGCTGGGCGATCTGGGCTTCACCAACACCGCCGAAGCCGAGGACGGGCATGCCGCGCTGTCGATGCTGCAGAGCCAGCCGTTCGATTTCGTGGTCACCGACTGGAACATGCCGGTGATGACCGGCATCGAGCTGCTGAAGGCGATCCGTGCCGATGCCAAGCTGAAGACCCTGCCGGTGCTGATGGTCACCGCCGAAGCAAAGCGCGAGCAGATCATCGAAGCGGCCCAGAGCGGCGTCAACGGCTACATCATCAAGCCGTTCACCGCGCAGACCCTGGAAGAAAAGCTGGGCAAGATCTTCGAACGCCTGGCGGCGAGCGCCTGA
- a CDS encoding protein phosphatase CheZ, whose product MDAQVDRSALALRLQEALDALESGDEAAWRQRIDSLVAARTQPMMSGLSRLARELGQALGELPTVPDEAGELDDACARLDHVVAMTEQATHRTLDLAEECRALTEQLRADGLQPGQDAQLERIRHNLTEIALTQSYQDLTGQIIRRVVGIVRRVHEGFGALGLPPEQHRTDPELAGPALKGLDRHAVSQNDADDLLSDLGL is encoded by the coding sequence ATGGACGCACAGGTCGACAGAAGCGCCCTTGCCCTGCGCCTGCAGGAAGCCCTGGATGCATTGGAATCCGGTGACGAGGCCGCCTGGCGCCAGCGCATCGACAGCCTGGTGGCCGCGCGCACCCAGCCGATGATGAGCGGTCTTTCGCGGCTGGCCCGCGAACTCGGCCAGGCCCTGGGCGAGCTGCCGACCGTGCCCGACGAGGCCGGCGAGCTGGATGATGCCTGCGCACGCCTGGACCACGTCGTGGCGATGACCGAACAGGCCACCCACCGCACCCTGGACCTGGCCGAAGAATGCCGCGCCCTGACCGAACAGCTGCGTGCCGATGGCCTGCAGCCGGGCCAGGACGCGCAGCTGGAACGCATCCGCCACAACCTGACCGAGATCGCCCTGACCCAGAGCTACCAGGACCTGACCGGGCAGATCATCCGTCGCGTGGTCGGCATCGTCCGCCGCGTGCACGAAGGCTTTGGCGCGCTCGGCCTGCCGCCGGAACAGCATCGCACCGACCCTGAACTGGCCGGGCCGGCACTGAAGGGACTGGACCGCCACGCGGTCTCGCAGAACGACGCCGACGACCTGCTGTCGGACCTGGGGCTGTAA
- a CDS encoding RNA polymerase sigma factor FliA, with protein sequence MKGAAQYKEVQRSSATDVIAQHSDLVRRIAHHLAARLPASVEVDDLIQAGMMGLIEASRSYDADQGASFETYASIRIRGSMIDEIRRGDWVPRSVHRRARDAAATIRRLEQSSGRAASATEVAAAMDMPLPEYLRLMEDASRGQVLSLESRIEDQGELDTVAQGGPTPQQVLERGEFGRELGKAIGHLPEREQLVLSLYYEQELNLKEIGAVLGVSESRVCQIHGQAVLRLRGRLKVFEAVDAGLEQ encoded by the coding sequence ATGAAAGGCGCAGCCCAGTACAAGGAAGTCCAGCGCTCGAGCGCGACCGACGTCATCGCCCAGCACTCGGACCTGGTGCGGCGCATCGCCCACCACCTGGCGGCGCGCCTGCCGGCCAGCGTCGAGGTGGACGACCTGATCCAGGCCGGCATGATGGGCCTGATCGAAGCCTCGCGAAGCTACGACGCCGACCAGGGCGCCTCGTTCGAGACCTACGCCTCGATCCGCATCCGTGGCTCGATGATCGACGAGATCCGCCGTGGCGACTGGGTGCCGCGTTCGGTGCACCGCCGTGCCCGCGACGCGGCCGCCACCATCCGCCGGCTGGAACAGAGCAGCGGCCGTGCCGCCAGCGCCACTGAAGTGGCCGCGGCGATGGACATGCCCCTGCCCGAGTACCTGCGCCTGATGGAAGACGCCTCGCGCGGCCAGGTGCTGAGCCTGGAGTCGCGCATCGAGGACCAGGGCGAGCTGGATACGGTCGCCCAGGGTGGCCCGACCCCGCAGCAGGTGCTGGAGCGTGGCGAGTTCGGCCGCGAGCTGGGCAAGGCCATCGGCCACCTGCCCGAGCGCGAACAGCTGGTGCTCTCGCTGTACTACGAGCAGGAGCTGAACCTGAAGGAGATCGGCGCGGTGCTCGGCGTGAGCGAATCGCGGGTCTGCCAGATCCACGGCCAGGCCGTGCTGCGCCTGCGCGGCCGGCTCAAGGTGTTCGAGGCGGTCGACGCCGGCCTCGAACAATGA